In Borrelia hispanica CRI, a genomic segment contains:
- a CDS encoding plasmid maintenance protein has translation MEIKKIKGKTNRYQYNLIVLISTLNFMNLKLKQYTQTNILYFFNGNLTRNKQQTVKIKTLQNYLYELEKKFKITLNYCKHLGKQCGSEIYYKLKYPKKACHTKINQYFQNVKKEKIDKFTKRIETYIQENGSPKWECINNINNNKKIEERIIKKYISKCHFKIDLPLVLLNSKIEKDLKIELIKEIKRHEKAIEALSLDEINLLKGKLIEGTPNCVKGFLEETGYLKNTEGKIGKQEIKLQKLKEILDLKRKELESQNYKEDVLSQEMNKIYERYKNKPHFIIEQDKYKDLDLLIQKIKRNTERCKSKTKERDDIKNNIFSILLEQLRHKLDIGILIPALKKFINTQDELKYSKVVDNTYYYELLDTIK, from the coding sequence ATGGAAATCAAAAAAATAAAAGGCAAAACCAATAGATACCAATACAACTTGATTGTACTTATATCAACACTTAATTTTATGAATTTAAAATTAAAACAATATACACAAACAAACATTTTATATTTTTTTAATGGAAACTTAACTAGAAACAAACAACAAACAGTCAAAATAAAAACACTACAAAATTATCTATATGAACTTGAAAAAAAATTCAAAATCACACTAAATTATTGTAAACATCTAGGCAAGCAATGCGGCAGCGAAATTTACTATAAGCTAAAATATCCAAAAAAAGCATGTCATACTAAGATAAATCAATATTTCCAAAACGTAAAAAAAGAAAAGATAGATAAATTTACAAAGAGAATAGAAACTTATATTCAAGAAAATGGGAGTCCAAAATGGGAGTGTATTAATAATATAAATAATAATAAAAAGATAGAAGAGAGGATAATAAAAAAATACATAAGCAAATGTCACTTTAAAATTGATCTTCCTCTTGTTTTATTAAATTCAAAAATAGAAAAAGATTTAAAGATAGAACTTATAAAGGAAATCAAAAGGCATGAGAAAGCCATAGAAGCCCTATCTTTAGACGAAATAAATTTACTTAAAGGAAAGTTAATAGAGGGCACTCCCAATTGCGTCAAGGGCTTTCTAGAGGAGACGGGATATTTGAAAAATACTGAAGGTAAAATTGGAAAGCAAGAAATTAAGCTGCAGAAACTCAAAGAAATATTGGACTTAAAACGAAAGGAACTGGAGAGTCAAAATTATAAAGAAGATGTCTTAAGTCAAGAAATGAACAAAATATATGAAAGATACAAAAATAAGCCCCATTTTATTATAGAACAAGATAAGTATAAGGACTTAGATTTGTTAATTCAAAAAATAAAAAGGAATACTGAGAGGTGCAAATCAAAAACAAAAGAAAGAGATGATATAAAAAACAATATTTTTAGTATATTATTAGAACAGTTGAGGCATAAATTGGATATTGGCATATTAATACCAGCTTTAAAGAAATTTATTAATACTCAAGATGAATTGAAATATAGTAAAGTAGTTGATAATACGTATTATTACGAACTGCTTGATACAATAAAGTAA
- a CDS encoding BBA14 family lipoprotein, producing the protein MNKKSIVILIILLLQFITFSCKSIALLTNEPEPPTEPTLKNLSIYETQLTSYVLYLETFLIRARQKFSNYNFPPFTLFDPKNLKEEHTLQTIQENIKHLKHYINKTKPIAIDVYKKCSKLKK; encoded by the coding sequence ATGAATAAAAAATCAATAGTAATCTTAATTATTTTATTGCTGCAATTTATCACATTTAGTTGCAAATCAATAGCATTGCTTACAAATGAACCTGAGCCACCTACTGAGCCTACACTTAAAAATTTAAGCATATATGAAACACAACTCACAAGTTATGTATTATATCTTGAAACCTTTTTAATTAGAGCTAGACAAAAATTTTCAAATTATAATTTCCCACCATTTACATTATTTGATCCAAAAAATTTAAAAGAAGAACATACATTACAAACAATACAAGAAAATATAAAACATTTAAAGCATTATATCAACAAAACAAAACCCATAGCTATTGATGTATATAAAAAATGTAGCAAGTTAAAAAAGTAA
- a CDS encoding BlyB family putative holin accessory protein → MLNKTNTEIGLIVLKNLIEFFVYSDSQDDELFQTGIKKVIDIYKYMNNIYTRALQKMETKECKQIVLELETILNKISKLIDAINTDADTALIEELRSERNNLIEIKTKLLQEELDKINSKDKKGGKK, encoded by the coding sequence ATGTTAAATAAAACTAATACCGAAATTGGACTAATTGTCTTAAAAAATCTAATAGAATTTTTTGTATACAGCGATTCACAAGACGACGAACTTTTTCAAACTGGTATCAAGAAAGTAATCGATATTTACAAATATATGAATAATATTTACACAAGAGCACTACAAAAAATGGAAACAAAAGAATGTAAACAAATTGTACTAGAGCTTGAAACTATATTAAACAAAATATCAAAACTCATCGATGCAATTAACACTGATGCTGATACAGCTTTAATTGAAGAATTGCGATCTGAACGCAATAATCTTATTGAAATCAAAACAAAATTACTACAAGAAGAATTGGATAAGATAAACAGTAAGGATAAAAAAGGAGGGAAAAAATGA
- a CDS encoding BlyA family holin, with protein sequence MNTVFEFLSNIAETKLIIIGIITLFILIPLALFLKPVLAEIVKMIKHLLKHLIDKQNKK encoded by the coding sequence ATGAATACAGTATTTGAATTTTTATCAAATATTGCCGAGACAAAACTCATAATTATTGGAATCATTACATTATTTATACTAATTCCTTTGGCTTTATTCTTAAAACCTGTATTAGCTGAAATAGTTAAAATGATTAAGCATTTACTCAAGCATTTAATTGATAAACAAAATAAAAAGTAA
- a CDS encoding DUF685 domain-containing protein produces the protein MENEQDNTEESIQIKDFNRKITVNENDLIPIDDIVEETYAITYKNLLTQIKKDTFYKGIEDFKQVIREIISKELLEYESHVEKMYIKTISKLIGLKNETNKITLDDVLKKIKEILIQNINQAGDNISSSKISIYNPQRRDFELIGFQTFIDKLKQIFTEITNLNNLKTQTEKILEQLKQITSIANNINISYLKSYELESKLQSIIPEMPEYKYPNMELEFLAFNPTNKQLYRLALEYSYLKGIPDDFQYWGIKPTPDVYYSYNEFHNKLLKIEITGEKVELRFPRNFKEQNIYLQIMLALKGDKYPNSTMTKIIYLRFSENSNASQYNIIYSYSGKQHNTTINLLDGWYRLRSYIYNNDENQDVPHLLKL, from the coding sequence ATGGAAAATGAACAAGACAATACAGAAGAAAGTATACAAATAAAAGATTTTAACAGAAAAATCACAGTAAATGAAAATGATTTAATTCCCATTGACGATATTGTTGAAGAGACTTATGCAATTACATATAAAAATTTACTTACACAAATTAAAAAAGATACCTTTTATAAAGGTATTGAAGATTTTAAACAAGTAATTAGAGAAATAATATCTAAAGAATTACTTGAATATGAATCTCATGTAGAAAAAATGTATATAAAGACAATATCTAAACTAATAGGTCTTAAGAACGAAACAAACAAAATTACACTTGATGATGTTTTAAAAAAAATCAAGGAAATATTGATTCAAAATATAAATCAAGCTGGAGATAACATAAGTTCAAGCAAAATATCAATCTACAATCCACAAAGACGAGATTTTGAACTAATTGGATTTCAAACATTTATAGACAAATTAAAACAAATTTTTACAGAAATCACTAATTTAAACAACCTAAAAACCCAGACAGAAAAAATTCTTGAACAACTAAAACAAATTACAAGCATTGCTAACAATATCAATATCTCTTATCTCAAAAGCTATGAATTAGAGTCAAAATTACAATCTATAATACCAGAAATGCCAGAATACAAATATCCTAACATGGAATTAGAATTTCTTGCTTTCAATCCTACAAACAAACAACTATATAGATTAGCACTAGAATATAGTTATTTAAAAGGGATTCCTGATGATTTTCAATATTGGGGCATAAAACCTACACCCGATGTTTATTACTCTTATAATGAATTTCACAACAAATTATTAAAGATAGAGATAACAGGTGAAAAAGTAGAATTAAGGTTTCCAAGAAATTTTAAAGAACAAAATATATATCTTCAAATAATGCTTGCTCTTAAAGGAGATAAATATCCAAATAGTACCATGACTAAAATAATTTACTTGAGATTTTCAGAGAATAGTAATGCATCACAATACAATATTATATATTCCTACAGCGGGAAACAACACAATACAACTATCAATCTTCTTGATGGATGGTACAGATTAAGGAGTTATATATATAACAACGATGAAAATCAAGATGTTCCTCATCTTCTTAAATTATAA
- a CDS encoding DUF735 family protein, with protein sequence MKTIPHFLQNTQIAKIIQSELDFKKQLLKELNQLLENFASINVDESINSRYIALLMLSLFNASHLKKGLKKDLINYIKALIFAIKSIGTDESFHLIFKAFLHARIEINVNPNIPGEIIITLLEHIRSPIKFKIAGKIKGKLKTIIVKHQGKLKKLVSNYIPKDFQNSTYGFIKSLIPAGRTIKIFDINNKEIK encoded by the coding sequence ATGAAAACAATTCCACACTTTTTACAAAATACACAGATTGCAAAAATTATACAAAGCGAACTTGATTTTAAAAAACAATTATTAAAAGAGCTTAATCAATTACTTGAAAATTTTGCTTCTATTAACGTAGATGAAAGTATCAATTCAAGATACATTGCATTACTAATGCTATCACTATTTAATGCATCTCACTTAAAAAAAGGACTTAAAAAAGATTTAATAAATTATATCAAAGCATTAATATTTGCAATAAAATCAATAGGAACAGACGAAAGTTTTCATTTAATATTTAAAGCATTTTTACATGCAAGAATTGAGATTAATGTTAATCCAAATATACCTGGCGAGATTATCATAACATTACTTGAACATATAAGATCACCAATTAAATTTAAAATAGCTGGTAAAATAAAAGGAAAATTAAAAACTATTATAGTTAAACATCAAGGCAAACTTAAAAAACTTGTATCCAACTACATTCCAAAGGATTTTCAAAATTCAACTTATGGATTTATAAAATCTCTAATTCCTGCAGGGAGAACCATTAAAATTTTTGATATTAATAACAAAGAAATAAAATAA
- a CDS encoding DUF276 domain-containing protein (DUF276 is restricted to Borreliella and related spirochetes.), producing MKIVFDKEIGIITKSIEDIQNIKKEILKREYNILIKDNSIFDIINYPSSAIDMEIIQVLNELFETLKEGGKYFKKLQHSLSIHKSSTYEAIKQALLEIPQIEYANIISSAGTMQIHIIPTKEYRTQSDITQDTKIQIWQAIYNTAPCGTAFKGKIKLEFLNKNGQQKTYKFSLGIIKYAYLKVLYKTETESIHKEIDENIREIYKKIFQNKYKDMGISFRYQDLLGPVSLLQGIKKMRIGIHTKENLNTKITEITESEFQFNNDIEIKANELISFDENSRLIIERE from the coding sequence ATGAAAATAGTCTTTGACAAAGAAATTGGAATTATTACAAAATCAATAGAAGACATACAAAATATAAAAAAAGAAATACTGAAGAGAGAATACAATATTCTTATAAAAGACAATTCCATTTTTGACATAATCAATTACCCAAGTTCTGCCATTGACATGGAAATAATTCAAGTGTTAAATGAATTATTTGAAACACTCAAAGAAGGAGGAAAATATTTCAAAAAACTACAACATTCCCTAAGTATACACAAAAGCTCAACTTATGAGGCAATCAAACAAGCATTATTAGAAATTCCACAAATAGAATATGCAAACATTATAAGTTCTGCAGGAACAATGCAAATTCACATAATACCTACTAAAGAATATAGAACACAATCAGACATTACGCAAGATACAAAAATACAAATTTGGCAAGCAATATATAATACTGCTCCATGCGGAACAGCATTTAAAGGAAAAATAAAACTTGAATTTTTAAATAAAAATGGACAACAAAAAACATACAAGTTTAGCTTGGGAATAATTAAATATGCATACTTAAAAGTATTATATAAAACCGAAACAGAATCCATCCACAAAGAAATAGATGAAAATATAAGAGAAATCTATAAAAAAATATTTCAAAATAAATATAAAGATATGGGTATCTCCTTTCGTTATCAAGACTTGTTAGGACCTGTAAGTTTACTACAAGGAATTAAAAAAATGAGAATTGGTATTCATACAAAAGAAAATTTAAATACCAAAATAACAGAAATCACAGAAAGTGAATTTCAATTCAATAATGACATTGAAATTAAAGCAAACGAACTTATATCTTTTGATGAAAATTCAAGGCTCATAATAGAAAGAGAATAA
- a CDS encoding contractile injection system sheath initiator, producing MDIKIDNEFKIIFDNDLKIVDGLDERKQRLLLYLKTPIGSLYDKNYGLDFNFFIKLLKTQKEEEIKIFFANALKMLDIDILNIKIKKKNKKITLQFFLAGDTLNMDYNL from the coding sequence ATGGATATTAAAATAGATAATGAATTTAAAATAATTTTTGACAATGATTTAAAAATAGTAGATGGCCTTGATGAGCGAAAACAAAGACTGCTTTTATATTTAAAAACACCTATTGGCAGTCTTTATGACAAAAATTATGGTCTTGATTTTAATTTCTTCATAAAACTTTTAAAGACACAAAAAGAAGAAGAAATTAAAATCTTTTTTGCAAATGCATTAAAAATGCTAGACATAGACATATTAAATATCAAAATAAAAAAAAAGAACAAAAAAATAACATTACAATTTTTTTTAGCTGGAGATACTTTAAATATGGATTATAATTTATGA
- a CDS encoding BTA121 domain-containing protein surface lipoprotein, translated as MEKDFYNSFLFLLLLTDMSCGLSTSTSSSKFPDEKLPLKKFTGKNVDAEKTDFKSQDLELEFDLKEGTVKAMGRQGEGQEGTQEGEQEGTLEGTQEGTLEGTLGGELEGTLEGTLEGTQEGTLEGTQEGTLEGTLEGTLEGTLEGTLEGTQEGTQENIVSIKNFYSGLMYDDKKVFNSVQKMASGFEGYSDSEAYKDDQPRFYRVWDNLGINKLSHIMSEYFRLNKKRSDVQWKMMDFGVKKIKEQFNNKLNECDRNYALGFKDAFQKDDFNTIYDGIVSVMKAYENNLSIFESDYECLKIFRRIQSGFSVKLRSSFNYVRDLLTDFNVEDESQSKMYVYYDFCVLFGNGTGSDGNGNNRYLQFVEKCEPILELMSSLKEKIEFEIEDDSVVSQLLEVLNELGNRFKLYLKEVFPSVISDDTFFEGLNSYETDFENLKARVM; from the coding sequence ATGGAAAAGGATTTTTATAATTCGTTTTTGTTTTTATTGTTACTTACAGATATGAGTTGTGGTTTAAGTACCTCTACAAGTAGTTCTAAATTTCCTGATGAAAAATTGCCTTTAAAAAAATTTACTGGTAAGAATGTAGATGCTGAGAAAACAGATTTTAAGAGTCAAGACTTAGAGTTAGAATTTGATTTAAAAGAAGGCACAGTGAAAGCAATGGGAAGACAAGGAGAGGGACAAGAAGGGACACAAGAGGGGGAACAAGAAGGGACACTAGAAGGGACACAAGAAGGGACACTAGAAGGGACACTAGGAGGGGAACTAGAAGGGACACTAGAAGGGACACTAGAAGGGACACAAGAAGGGACACTAGAAGGGACACAAGAAGGGACACTAGAAGGGACACTAGAAGGGACACTAGAAGGGACACTAGAAGGGACACTAGAAGGGACACAAGAAGGGACACAAGAAAATATTGTGTCAATTAAAAATTTTTATTCAGGTCTTATGTATGATGATAAGAAAGTATTTAATTCTGTACAAAAAATGGCCAGTGGTTTTGAGGGTTATAGTGATAGTGAGGCATATAAAGATGATCAACCTAGGTTTTATCGTGTATGGGACAATTTGGGTATTAATAAACTTTCACATATTATGTCAGAATATTTTCGTCTTAATAAGAAAAGAAGTGATGTTCAATGGAAGATGATGGATTTTGGTGTTAAAAAGATAAAAGAACAGTTTAATAATAAGTTAAATGAGTGCGATCGTAATTATGCATTAGGATTTAAAGACGCTTTTCAAAAAGATGATTTTAATACAATTTATGATGGCATTGTTTCTGTGATGAAGGCTTATGAGAATAATTTAAGTATTTTTGAGAGTGATTATGAATGTCTTAAAATTTTTAGACGTATACAATCTGGTTTTTCCGTAAAATTACGTTCATCTTTTAATTATGTAAGGGATCTGTTAACTGACTTTAATGTTGAAGATGAGTCACAATCTAAGATGTATGTTTATTATGACTTTTGTGTTTTGTTTGGAAATGGTACTGGTAGTGATGGGAATGGTAATAATCGTTATTTACAATTTGTTGAAAAATGTGAGCCGATTCTTGAATTAATGTCGTCACTTAAAGAAAAAATTGAGTTTGAGATTGAGGATGATTCTGTAGTAAGTCAATTGCTTGAAGTTTTGAATGAGCTTGGCAATAGGTTTAAATTGTATTTAAAAGAAGTGTTTCCCAGTGTTATTTCTGATGATACGTTTTTTGAAGGTTTGAATAGTTATGAAACCGATTTTGAAAATTTGAAAGCAAGGGTGATGTAA
- a CDS encoding BTA121 domain-containing protein surface lipoprotein: MVKGKVCILLLFLILIIGCNFKSIKNGEMYKKGLSEKISFKDRIGLVDFVFDDLDEFKISSENQEFVMCLERIVGDPDIMVSKTDKTYKRNEFYNLLKKMNTEDIDKIMAFNVIYKDLKRVEKIIFDLKWHKLRDILDFYFQDYKNIYFLSLKRIFGMFIAGKNVIHPNDTVEHHSFILNKFVKDLENIRIFDSCFVDLCDNEKRVIYYMCNVISNMSVAFGKSVSHCGYEFYSMLGKFGSNGIQSIIKIHLDIIGKICEIEKLYSDYLYDNIMDQKETFAFRNKKYSLRRTFSTIKTAYGVCLKGIFDNKDINTIYNSLVNFNIVDFSCLDQLKADIVVFIDNFKLQFAVK; this comes from the coding sequence GTGGTTAAAGGCAAAGTTTGTATTTTATTATTGTTTTTAATATTGATAATAGGTTGTAATTTTAAATCTATCAAAAATGGTGAAATGTATAAAAAGGGCTTGTCCGAGAAGATTTCTTTTAAAGATAGAATAGGTTTGGTAGATTTTGTTTTTGATGATTTAGATGAATTTAAAATATCTAGTGAAAATCAGGAATTTGTTATGTGTTTAGAGAGAATTGTAGGGGATCCTGATATAATGGTTTCTAAGACAGATAAAACATATAAAAGAAATGAATTTTATAATTTATTAAAAAAGATGAATACAGAAGATATTGACAAAATTATGGCATTTAATGTGATTTATAAGGATTTAAAGAGAGTTGAAAAAATTATTTTTGATCTTAAATGGCATAAGTTAAGAGATATTTTGGATTTTTATTTTCAAGATTATAAAAATATTTATTTTCTATCTTTAAAGAGAATCTTTGGTATGTTTATTGCTGGTAAAAATGTGATTCATCCTAATGATACAGTTGAGCATCATTCTTTTATTTTAAATAAATTTGTTAAAGATTTAGAGAATATTAGAATTTTTGATTCTTGTTTTGTAGACTTGTGTGATAATGAGAAAAGAGTTATTTATTATATGTGTAATGTTATAAGCAATATGAGTGTTGCTTTTGGTAAGTCTGTTTCACATTGTGGTTATGAGTTTTATTCAATGTTAGGAAAGTTTGGTAGTAATGGGATTCAAAGTATAATAAAAATCCATTTAGATATTATTGGCAAGATATGTGAAATTGAAAAATTATATTCTGATTATCTTTATGATAACATTATGGATCAAAAGGAGACATTTGCTTTTCGAAATAAAAAATATTCTTTGCGTAGAACATTTAGTACCATAAAAACTGCATATGGTGTGTGTTTAAAGGGTATTTTTGATAATAAAGATATTAACACCATATATAATAGTCTTGTAAATTTTAATATTGTTGATTTTAGTTGTTTAGATCAACTTAAAGCTGATATTGTTGTTTTTATTGATAATTTTAAATTACAATTTGCTGTAAAATAG
- a CDS encoding BTA121 domain-containing protein surface lipoprotein yields the protein MFRVRKGFLLFFLFIVVISCNLESTESVDKPKHFGKMKSVKVVETISKVEHFDKVEHFDKVEHFDKVEHFDKVEHFDKVEHFDKVEHFDKVEHFDKVERFDAVERFDAVEQDLESSVSFIELSTNGKVDDLDCNLPLVKLLSEFGMSSGDKEFIKCILHLESIMTASYVEIPEYNETYTKDEFYNLLKDLGADNVRKLSVFVEAWKAYKKVISYFRVIKPKIKSDDVLFKLKSNFCVAIFSYFQFLKKNFNEFVVVKDKDKVFSPNLIIACIYELSSVAVEILYMIVFDGCYDKLSEDDRDAILFVKDLLVQDMLIVPSVFNFEGCKIYDDYEFYRVLGKLGADKMVEVARIFVDLNKRMDLLFDSINAFDGYIAAEKDDKRKDNFRNAKNEFLYSFHHNVKLIYFINIKRAFNSDDTDDIYSNIMKLFTSFNPYMGGLEDRVWYFLMDMDVIKKVFIFDLI from the coding sequence TTGTTTAGGGTAAGAAAAGGTTTCTTGTTATTTTTTTTATTTATCGTTGTTATAAGTTGTAATTTAGAATCCACAGAAAGTGTTGATAAACCAAAACATTTTGGCAAAATGAAAAGTGTTAAAGTAGTGGAAACCATTTCTAAAGTAGAACATTTTGATAAAGTAGAACATTTTGATAAAGTAGAACATTTTGATAAAGTAGAACATTTTGATAAAGTAGAACATTTTGATAAAGTAGAACATTTTGATAAAGTAGAACATTTTGATAAAGTAGAACATTTTGATAAAGTGGAACGTTTTGATGCAGTAGAACGTTTTGATGCAGTAGAACAAGATCTTGAGTCAAGTGTGTCTTTTATAGAACTTTCTACTAATGGCAAAGTTGATGATTTAGATTGTAATTTGCCACTTGTTAAGCTTTTAAGTGAATTTGGAATGTCTTCAGGTGATAAAGAGTTTATAAAGTGTATTTTGCATCTAGAAAGTATTATGACTGCTTCTTATGTGGAGATTCCTGAGTATAATGAGACATATACAAAAGATGAATTTTATAATCTCTTAAAAGATTTGGGTGCTGATAATGTTCGCAAATTGTCAGTATTTGTTGAAGCTTGGAAAGCTTACAAAAAAGTGATATCTTATTTTAGAGTTATTAAGCCAAAGATTAAGTCGGATGATGTACTGTTTAAGTTAAAATCCAATTTTTGTGTTGCGATTTTTAGTTATTTTCAATTTTTAAAGAAAAATTTCAATGAGTTTGTTGTTGTTAAAGATAAAGATAAGGTTTTTAGTCCTAATTTAATTATAGCTTGTATTTATGAACTTAGTAGTGTTGCAGTAGAGATTTTGTATATGATAGTTTTTGATGGTTGTTATGACAAACTGTCTGAAGATGATAGAGATGCAATTCTTTTTGTTAAAGATTTACTAGTACAAGATATGCTAATTGTTCCTAGTGTTTTTAATTTTGAAGGTTGTAAGATATATGATGATTATGAATTTTATCGTGTGTTAGGTAAACTTGGTGCTGATAAGATGGTGGAGGTGGCAAGGATTTTTGTAGATTTAAATAAAAGAATGGACTTGCTATTTGATTCAATTAATGCTTTTGATGGTTATATAGCTGCAGAGAAAGATGATAAGAGGAAAGATAATTTTCGAAATGCTAAGAATGAGTTTTTATATTCATTTCATCATAATGTAAAATTAATATATTTTATTAATATTAAACGTGCGTTTAATTCTGATGATACTGATGATATATATTCTAATATTATGAAACTTTTTACTTCTTTTAACCCTTATATGGGAGGACTTGAAGATAGAGTATGGTATTTTCTTATGGACATGGATGTTATAAAGAAAGTATTTATATTTGACTTAATTTAA
- a CDS encoding BTA121 domain-containing protein surface lipoprotein — protein MVRLGKYVFYFFLFVVVIGCNLKSAKDKGSDSVLNKHVSRRPSPVLSTVIFSVDRQVDDDLDLNLTLVEFLDKFGMSSDEKNFILHLEKIITDPDLLTFGSNKIYTKDEFCNLLKNLGADNVRKFLVFIKVWEKYKEVVTYFENVIARVKYNDVIEELKSDFLMKQNYYVDLVKENFNAFIEAPDNYALSQVSILELDSFKRKAEYLYVFDDCYTNLSQDYKNVILFVRNILTNSNIGFAKGYKTYNSGEFYLLLGKLGSEKIIEMVKILSNLKQERALLLDSINAFDGYIAAEKDYIKRRELIDKNSFLNNVSSSNIGYSFFNDLKRAFNDYNDSDIIYSNVMEFYDIYNDHISKIKQDISDFLKAKGII, from the coding sequence ATGGTTAGATTGGGTAAATATGTTTTTTATTTTTTTTTGTTTGTAGTTGTCATAGGGTGTAATTTAAAATCTGCTAAAGATAAAGGTAGTGATTCGGTACTAAATAAGCATGTGAGTAGAAGGCCATCCCCTGTATTATCTACTGTAATATTTTCTGTTGATAGACAAGTTGATGATGATTTAGATTTGAACTTGACACTTGTTGAGTTTTTAGACAAATTTGGAATGTCTTCGGATGAAAAAAATTTTATTTTGCATTTAGAAAAAATTATAACCGATCCTGATTTATTAACTTTTGGGAGTAATAAAATATATACAAAAGATGAATTTTGTAATCTCTTAAAAAATTTAGGTGCTGATAATGTTCGCAAATTTTTAGTGTTTATTAAAGTTTGGGAAAAATACAAAGAAGTTGTAACTTATTTTGAAAATGTTATTGCAAGGGTTAAGTATAATGATGTAATAGAAGAGTTGAAATCTGATTTTTTGATGAAGCAAAATTATTATGTTGATTTAGTAAAAGAAAATTTTAATGCTTTTATTGAAGCCCCAGATAATTATGCTTTAAGTCAAGTTTCTATTTTGGAATTAGATAGTTTTAAAAGGAAGGCTGAGTATCTTTATGTTTTTGATGATTGTTATACAAATCTTTCACAAGATTATAAAAATGTGATTCTTTTTGTTAGAAATATATTGACAAATTCTAATATTGGTTTTGCTAAAGGTTATAAGACATATAATTCTGGTGAATTTTATTTATTACTAGGTAAGCTTGGTTCTGAGAAAATAATAGAAATGGTAAAAATTTTGTCAAATTTAAAACAGGAAAGGGCGTTGCTGCTTGATTCAATTAATGCTTTTGATGGTTATATAGCTGCAGAGAAAGATTATATTAAAAGACGTGAACTTATCGATAAAAATAGTTTTTTGAATAATGTATCTTCTTCTAATATAGGTTATTCGTTTTTTAACGATCTTAAGCGTGCATTTAATGATTACAATGATTCTGATATTATATATTCTAATGTTATGGAATTTTATGATATTTATAATGATCATATTAGTAAAATTAAACAAGATATATCGGATTTTCTTAAGGCAAAGGGTATTATATAA